The DNA segment TTAAAAGAATGTTAACAAATGAATAAATATACTTTAAATTTAATATTAATTCATCTCGGTTATACTTTAAACACTCATTCACTCTGTGGATAACTCATATATTTTATAATATTTATCCACTTCATAAAAATAATTTTATGTGGATAATGTGTATAAGTTTGTGTATAACCCATTTTTAAAAGCTATTTTACCGGTCCCACATGTGTATAAACTGTATTTATTGTTTTAAAACCAAAATTAATAAATTTAAAAATCGTCTGACAATTTACGCATAATAATTCATCCACTTTCATACATTAAAGTCATAATGAACTTTAGTTCCGTACTCGTTAATTCGTGAACTATATTAGACCACTGAATCAAATCAGTGGTCTATTTTTTAATTCTTTAAGGTAAGCTTATAAACGTATGCAATGTCACAAGGCTTTTTCTCTGGAACTTGAATTTTAATCTCTTCACTATCTTGGGACCAAATGATAGTTTCATTACAGCCGAGTAATTCCACCTTCTCTACTTCTATTCCCTCTGATGATAATGATTGAATGGTTGTATACCCGCCTTCAGCCCATGCAAGATTAATTGCGTACAGAAGATTACCCTTTTTAGTAAATCTAAAGTCTTTAGCAGTATAGTTTATCTTATCTTCATTAAAAGAACCACCTGATGACATGATTTCACCTTCACCAAAGGTTATCCATGGTCGCGTTTCATAAATAGCTTCACCATTAATCGCCATCCATTCCGATATACCTTCAATAACATGCATACTTGTTTCATCAATTGTTCCATCAGCTCTTAGAGGAACATTAAGTAGAAGATTACCGTTCTTACTAACGATATCAACCAACATATGTATAACCTGTTCAGCTGTTTTATAAGACTGATGTCTATTATAATACCAACCGCCTAAACATGTATCCGTCTGCCATGGAACATCTTTGATATCACTTATTACACCTCTTTCTAAATCCTGTACCCCAATACCCTCTTCATATTCGCCATGATAGTGACCACTCTTTGCATCACTTTGCACAAAATTTTTAAGGTTATATACAGTTTCAAGTGAACCATTATGTTTTATGCTTGCGTTATATAAGTTGGCTATCATCTTTCTTCCAATATCACCAAAGGGTACTCCTCCGTCGGTATACAATAAGTCTGGACTATATTTTTCAACGATATCATATATTCTTGCATACCAGTTCCAAACAAATTCATAGGATGGGTTAACTGGATAAGACATACTTCTATCAGGATGATTTTCATAATAAAGCTCTGAATATCTCCTGTCATTGCCATCATAAGGTACCATAGCATACTTCCCATCCCTATCAGATCCCTTATTCGTATTAAACCAACTATAGGATCTCTCATGATGAACAGTTACACCAAAATGCAAACCTTCTTCTAATGCTGCCTCTTTCCACATACCTACAATATCATTTTCTGGACCCATATTAACTGAGTTCCATTTATGATATGTAGAGTCCCAACAATCAAAGTTAT comes from the Vallitalea okinawensis genome and includes:
- a CDS encoding alpha-L-fucosidase; the encoded protein is MKNVMSKGEFFFTEGPFKETWDSLKQYKCPDWFRDAKFGMWAHWGPQAVPGEGDWYARNMYIEGSEQYKYHCKNYGHPSEFGYKDIVKLWRAENFNPSEIIKLYKRAGAKYFIALAVHHDNFDCWDSTYHKWNSVNMGPENDIVGMWKEAALEEGLHFGVTVHHERSYSWFNTNKGSDRDGKYAMVPYDGNDRRYSELYYENHPDRSMSYPVNPSYEFVWNWYARIYDIVEKYSPDLLYTDGGVPFGDIGRKMIANLYNASIKHNGSLETVYNLKNFVQSDAKSGHYHGEYEEGIGVQDLERGVISDIKDVPWQTDTCLGGWYYNRHQSYKTAEQVIHMLVDIVSKNGNLLLNVPLRADGTIDETSMHVIEGISEWMAINGEAIYETRPWITFGEGEIMSSGGSFNEDKINYTAKDFRFTKKGNLLYAINLAWAEGGYTTIQSLSSEGIEVEKVELLGCNETIIWSQDSEEIKIQVPEKKPCDIAYVYKLTLKN